The proteins below are encoded in one region of Gammaproteobacteria bacterium:
- a CDS encoding alpha/beta hydrolase, with the protein MTVACSPLRLLNLTVPRSGYALSPDLAYGERPRQRLDVYAPVGQHAPLPTIVFFYGGRWSDGDKADYRFVGQALAAKDMVAVVADYRLYPRVRFPAFLEDGAMAVRWVRDHIQIYGADPDNIFLMGHSAGAHIAAMLALDERYLAAEGLSPTALRGMIGLSGPYDFLPFTSADVREIFAPAEDARQTQPIYFVDGDEAPLLLLTGGEDTTVKPANSINLAARVKAAGGQARLIEYPDRGHAGMLLALAAPLRKLDPVLDDSADFVQQLSASDRSDVSLMPR; encoded by the coding sequence ATGACCGTCGCCTGCTCGCCTTTGCGGTTATTGAATCTCACGGTGCCCCGTTCCGGGTATGCGCTGTCTCCCGATCTTGCTTATGGTGAGCGGCCGCGGCAACGGCTGGATGTGTATGCGCCGGTCGGGCAACACGCGCCGTTGCCGACGATTGTGTTTTTCTACGGCGGTCGCTGGTCTGATGGCGACAAGGCGGATTATCGGTTTGTCGGTCAGGCGCTCGCGGCCAAAGACATGGTTGCAGTCGTTGCGGATTATCGTCTCTATCCGCGGGTAAGATTTCCGGCGTTTCTTGAGGATGGCGCCATGGCCGTGCGCTGGGTGCGCGATCATATCCAGATCTACGGCGCCGATCCGGACAATATCTTTCTCATGGGGCACTCGGCCGGCGCGCATATCGCGGCCATGCTGGCGCTGGATGAGCGTTATCTTGCCGCTGAAGGATTATCGCCAACAGCGCTGCGCGGCATGATTGGTTTGTCCGGCCCCTATGATTTTCTGCCCTTCACGTCGGCGGACGTGCGCGAGATTTTTGCGCCGGCCGAGGACGCGCGCCAGACCCAGCCCATTTATTTCGTGGACGGCGATGAAGCCCCGCTCCTGCTGCTCACCGGCGGCGAAGATACAACGGTAAAGCCGGCGAACTCGATTAACCTTGCCGCGCGCGTAAAGGCCGCCGGCGGCCAGGCGAGACTGATCGAATACCCCGATCGCGGTCACGCAGGCATGCTGCTCGCGCTGGCCGCGCCGTTACGCAAGCTTGATCCCGTGCTGGACGACAGCGCGGATTTCGTGCAGCAGCTCTCGGCGTCCGATCGATCCGATGTATCGCTAATGCCGCGTTAG